A genomic window from Flavobacterium sp. I3-2 includes:
- a CDS encoding TonB-dependent receptor plug domain-containing protein — protein sequence MRYITIIMCFVGIFANAQNIENDTLATQLEEIKIDVVVKKKIETEMKMAVTIDEYLASSDQISFIKRGAYAWEPLLNNMSTERSTVTIDGMHVFGACTDKMDPITSYVESNNLSTIDIKSGQEGGMHGSTVAGSIDLKRKNTSFSEKQEWKGAYQSGFEFNNKQFFNLGNISFASNKFVADGSISYRKAENYSDGNNNEVNNSQFKKFNSSLGLAYKTSDLSSLRVDAIFDMAKDVGYPALPMDLWLSRALITSVAYKQLFEEGLVRVWDSKIYFNAIEHYMDDTTRPENLVHMDMPGWSTTYGLVSKINLKKGNYSSEVQLNAYDNLSIAEMRMYPQDRSERTMFAYSWPWVTTQYAGLSVNNSLEVTENSQVNFGGSFGLNYNHSKYVDFNWIFHPGASQEKTRFLPSLYAGYNVNVKQFNFSVGGGYGHRAPSVSEGYGYYIYNSFDRYDYIGNPDLKNEISYEINASAGFKNEKFSLQAKANYFHIENYIIGRILSMGSPMNYQSVGVKGYTSLDYATLFNFSLNAKYDIIEHLHWKGTLTYARGKDNNEGNLPFIRPLSYQTSLQYHYKDFGFQTSVNGDLKQINYSPEYGEDKTLSYTVWNLSADYTFYINNFRTTIQVGAENILNEYYSTYADWGNILRMGRNIFTSLKINF from the coding sequence ATGAGATATATTACAATTATAATGTGTTTTGTGGGAATATTTGCCAACGCTCAAAATATTGAGAATGATACACTGGCAACACAATTAGAAGAAATTAAAATAGATGTGGTTGTTAAAAAGAAAATCGAAACCGAAATGAAAATGGCAGTTACGATTGATGAGTATCTGGCTTCTTCTGACCAGATAAGTTTCATTAAGCGTGGAGCTTATGCGTGGGAACCATTGTTGAATAATATGAGTACGGAACGCTCAACCGTTACTATTGACGGAATGCACGTTTTCGGAGCTTGTACCGACAAAATGGATCCAATTACTTCGTATGTGGAAAGTAATAATCTCTCTACAATCGACATTAAATCAGGTCAGGAAGGTGGTATGCACGGTTCAACAGTTGCAGGAAGTATCGATTTGAAAAGAAAAAACACTTCATTCAGTGAAAAACAAGAATGGAAAGGTGCTTACCAGTCAGGTTTTGAGTTTAACAACAAGCAGTTTTTCAACCTCGGAAATATCTCTTTTGCCAGTAACAAGTTCGTGGCAGACGGAAGTATTTCGTATCGAAAAGCCGAAAATTATTCTGACGGAAATAACAACGAAGTCAATAACTCACAATTCAAGAAATTCAATAGTTCATTAGGATTGGCTTATAAAACAAGTGATTTATCTTCGTTACGAGTGGATGCTATTTTTGATATGGCAAAAGATGTGGGATATCCTGCACTTCCGATGGATTTATGGCTTTCAAGGGCTTTGATTACTTCGGTTGCTTATAAGCAACTATTTGAAGAAGGATTGGTACGGGTTTGGGATTCAAAAATCTATTTCAATGCGATTGAACATTATATGGATGATACCACCCGACCTGAAAATCTGGTTCATATGGATATGCCCGGTTGGAGTACCACCTACGGATTGGTTTCTAAAATCAACTTAAAGAAAGGCAATTATTCTTCTGAAGTACAACTGAATGCGTATGATAATTTATCAATTGCAGAAATGCGAATGTATCCGCAGGACAGAAGCGAAAGAACAATGTTTGCCTATAGTTGGCCTTGGGTTACTACCCAATATGCAGGACTTTCGGTAAATAATTCTTTAGAGGTTACAGAAAATAGTCAGGTAAATTTCGGAGGCTCTTTTGGTCTGAATTACAACCATTCCAAATATGTGGATTTCAACTGGATTTTTCATCCGGGAGCATCACAGGAAAAAACAAGATTTTTGCCAAGTTTGTATGCAGGTTACAATGTAAATGTCAAACAATTTAATTTTTCTGTCGGAGGCGGATATGGTCATCGTGCACCATCTGTTTCGGAAGGTTACGGATATTATATCTACAACAGTTTTGACCGTTACGATTACATCGGAAATCCTGATTTGAAAAATGAAATTTCGTATGAAATCAATGCAAGTGCAGGTTTCAAGAATGAGAAGTTTAGTCTTCAGGCAAAAGCCAATTATTTTCATATTGAGAACTACATTATCGGAAGAATTTTAAGTATGGGAAGCCCGATGAATTATCAGTCGGTTGGAGTCAAAGGTTATACTTCGTTAGACTATGCAACTTTGTTTAATTTTTCTCTTAATGCTAAATACGATATTATAGAACATCTGCATTGGAAAGGAACATTGACCTACGCTCGTGGTAAAGACAATAATGAAGGAAACCTTCCTTTTATCCGTCCATTAAGTTATCAGACTTCACTTCAGTATCACTACAAGGATTTCGGGTTTCAGACATCTGTAAACGGAGATTTAAAACAGATAAATTACAGTCCTGAATACGGAGAAGACAAAACACTTTCTTATACAGTTTGGAATCTGTCTGCTGATTATACTTTTTATATCAATAATTTCAGAACAACTATTCAGGTAGGGGCTGAAAACATATTGAATGAATACTACAGCACCTATGCTGATTGGGGAAATATTCTAAGAATGGGACGCAATATTTTTACGTCTTTAAAAATTAATTTTTAA
- a CDS encoding c-type cytochrome, whose protein sequence is MAVGFIPLVTWLEQKGLKRSGTDQITDLEWDEKVYKMMKVAFIITTTIGALTGVGIWFSASLISPTSIGALIRVFYWAWFTEWTVFVTEVILIMIYFLTWKNSNKSLRAKIRHIRFGWFLSLASWITMVIIVAILGFMMDPGNWHSNPNLINGFTNPLYLPQLAFRTPMAMLMAGMFGMLLITVFTMYGTEIRKYAVKAISKWIILWAPFTLFGAIVYYKAIPEGMTANMSTAVGTMDFAQYYDLLKYFIIGGVSLSVVIAVVGLFKARVIRPYMLVAPVLFVFAFLGFFERVREFVRKPYVIGQYMYSNLLLEEDYPVYQQDGILKYATYTSVTEITEDNKLEAGKNVFMMACSRCHTGQGVNSVVDVFERMLGTKDTLSINMMTAYMPNMHTGRNYMPPFPGNEAEAEALAIYIRHLQDSGEAIEGAQTEGVMINSDYTVKAVINKQNKTNNNEDDK, encoded by the coding sequence TTGGCAGTCGGTTTCATTCCATTAGTAACCTGGTTGGAACAAAAAGGTCTTAAACGAAGTGGAACAGATCAAATTACAGATTTAGAATGGGATGAAAAAGTGTATAAAATGATGAAAGTCGCTTTTATCATTACCACTACCATAGGAGCACTAACCGGAGTTGGAATATGGTTTTCGGCATCATTGATAAGTCCTACATCAATCGGAGCTTTAATACGCGTTTTTTATTGGGCTTGGTTTACAGAATGGACTGTATTTGTGACCGAAGTTATTCTGATAATGATTTATTTTCTTACTTGGAAAAACAGCAATAAGTCGCTTAGAGCAAAAATCCGTCATATTCGGTTTGGCTGGTTTTTAAGCTTGGCTTCCTGGATTACGATGGTTATTATTGTTGCTATTCTTGGTTTTATGATGGATCCTGGAAACTGGCATAGCAATCCGAACCTTATTAACGGTTTTACGAATCCACTTTATTTGCCACAATTGGCTTTCCGAACACCTATGGCAATGCTGATGGCAGGTATGTTTGGAATGCTTCTAATTACTGTATTTACTATGTATGGAACAGAAATACGTAAATATGCGGTAAAAGCAATTTCGAAATGGATCATTCTATGGGCTCCGTTTACACTTTTTGGAGCAATAGTTTATTACAAAGCTATACCAGAGGGTATGACCGCCAATATGAGTACAGCTGTAGGAACTATGGATTTTGCACAATATTATGATTTACTTAAATATTTCATCATTGGAGGAGTTAGTTTATCAGTTGTGATAGCTGTTGTTGGTTTATTCAAGGCAAGAGTAATACGTCCGTATATGCTTGTTGCTCCTGTACTTTTTGTCTTTGCCTTTTTAGGATTTTTTGAAAGAGTTCGGGAATTTGTCCGAAAGCCCTATGTAATTGGTCAGTACATGTATTCAAACCTTTTGCTTGAAGAAGATTATCCGGTGTACCAACAAGATGGTATTTTGAAATATGCTACCTATACCTCAGTTACTGAAATTACAGAAGACAACAAGCTCGAAGCTGGAAAAAATGTATTTATGATGGCATGTAGCCGCTGTCATACTGGACAAGGTGTAAATAGTGTTGTTGATGTATTTGAACGAATGTTGGGGACAAAAGATACGTTGAGTATCAATATGATGACAGCATATATGCCCAATATGCATACAGGACGAAATTACATGCCCCCATTCCCCGGGAATGAAGCAGAAGCAGAAGCTTTGGCAATTTACATCAGGCATCTACAGGATTCAGGCGAAGCCATAGAAGGTGCTCAAACCGAAGGTGTAATGATCAATTCAGACTATACGGTTAAGGCAGTAATTAACAAACAAAATAAAACAAACAATAATGAAGATGATAAATAG
- a CDS encoding MbnP family protein yields the protein MRNLKRNLLLVAASVAFVSCSSDDDTPVANNVKLEFKNTFGDTEIVLSETENTSDAGQVHRFSELKYVISNIRLVKADGTEVPYNVNDLDKGAMVIDQSKTASLNYVMSNIPTGEYKQIKFGLGVRSDLNTLDQVRFPNFYATAGANDTEMMWEWGTGYRFTKIEGFYDTDNKEMSIHTGSTVEGTNGDESTYTQGVDAYRNIVLDLPVNAVVGNKAPKINIKADFDKLLSGASNTITLSTGTGMGDNATPNIHTALQMVKFVDNIGGNGTTDNKGMFSVLNVEN from the coding sequence ATGAGAAATCTAAAAAGAAACCTTTTATTGGTAGCTGCTTCGGTAGCATTTGTATCATGTAGCAGTGATGATGACACGCCTGTTGCAAACAATGTAAAATTAGAATTTAAAAACACTTTTGGTGATACCGAAATTGTTTTGTCTGAAACCGAAAATACATCAGATGCAGGACAAGTTCATCGTTTTTCGGAATTGAAGTATGTAATCAGTAATATTCGTTTGGTAAAAGCCGATGGCACCGAAGTACCTTATAACGTAAATGATTTGGATAAAGGAGCTATGGTTATTGATCAATCAAAAACAGCTTCGTTAAATTACGTTATGAGTAATATTCCAACAGGAGAATATAAACAAATAAAATTCGGATTGGGGGTAAGAAGTGATTTGAATACTTTAGATCAGGTAAGGTTTCCGAACTTCTATGCTACAGCAGGAGCAAATGATACAGAAATGATGTGGGAATGGGGAACGGGATATCGCTTCACCAAAATCGAAGGTTTTTATGATACCGATAATAAAGAAATGTCTATCCATACGGGTAGTACGGTTGAAGGAACAAATGGCGATGAATCAACATATACACAAGGAGTTGATGCGTACAGAAACATTGTGTTAGACTTGCCTGTAAATGCTGTTGTAGGAAACAAAGCACCTAAAATCAATATCAAAGCAGATTTTGATAAATTATTAAGTGGTGCTTCTAATACCATTACACTTTCAACCGGAACAGGTATGGGAGACAATGCAACCCCTAATATTCATACAGCCCTTCAAATGGTAAAATTTGTTGATAATATAGGAGGAAACGGCACAACAGATAACAAAGGAATGTTCTCTGTTCTTAACGTAGAAAACTAA
- a CDS encoding cysteine hydrolase family protein encodes MSKQALIIIDIQNDYFENGALELVNPIEASLNAGKVLEYFRKNNLPIAHIQHISANPAALPVFVEGTPGVEIHENVKPLEGEKVFQKYYPNSFRDTGLFEYLKENDVTEVVITGMMTHMCIDATTRAAFDFGYKCTVIGDACASRDLEINGKTVKADDVHHAFLAALEFFYAEIKSTEDYLSA; translated from the coding sequence ATGAGCAAACAAGCATTGATTATCATCGACATTCAAAATGATTATTTTGAAAATGGCGCACTTGAATTAGTAAACCCAATAGAAGCAAGTTTAAATGCGGGTAAGGTATTGGAATATTTTAGAAAAAATAATTTACCCATTGCACACATTCAGCACATATCGGCTAATCCAGCGGCATTACCAGTTTTTGTAGAAGGAACACCTGGTGTAGAAATTCACGAAAATGTGAAACCACTTGAAGGAGAAAAAGTTTTTCAAAAGTATTATCCAAACAGTTTTAGAGATACAGGTCTTTTTGAATATTTAAAAGAAAATGACGTAACCGAAGTCGTTATTACAGGGATGATGACACACATGTGCATAGACGCCACCACAAGAGCGGCATTTGATTTTGGATATAAATGTACTGTAATTGGCGATGCTTGTGCATCAAGAGATTTAGAAATTAACGGTAAAACTGTAAAAGCTGATGACGTGCACCATGCATTTTTAGCGGCATTAGAATTTTTCTATGCGGAGATAAAAAGTACCGAAGATTATCTTTCCGCATAA
- a CDS encoding heavy-metal-associated domain-containing protein, whose translation MKQYIKLLGLLAMFLIVSCKGETQKEETQPTETKEVAILPENLTEVNFEIDGMTCALGCAKMIEKKLSNTKGVDSAKVDFETKVAYISFDKTQKSKEELKQTIEVLLDGNTYKASEINSN comes from the coding sequence ATGAAACAGTATATCAAATTATTAGGCTTATTAGCGATGTTTCTTATTGTTTCCTGTAAAGGAGAAACACAAAAAGAAGAAACGCAACCAACAGAAACAAAAGAAGTAGCCATTTTACCCGAAAATTTAACAGAAGTAAATTTTGAAATAGACGGAATGACCTGTGCATTAGGTTGTGCCAAAATGATAGAAAAGAAATTGTCTAATACAAAAGGAGTTGATTCTGCCAAAGTAGATTTTGAAACAAAGGTGGCTTACATTTCTTTCGACAAAACCCAAAAATCAAAAGAAGAACTAAAACAAACAATTGAAGTTTTATTGGACGGAAACACTTATAAAGCTTCTGAAATTAATAGCAATTAA
- a CDS encoding T9SS type A sorting domain-containing protein yields the protein MKNTLKISVLILLFSNTLFAQQWQIPGTIVAGGNDYGSDANQLAQLMSVTVDNQGNVFVPDLGNNRIQKWTPGATEGITIAGGIGNSAAADGLFLPTSVLIDENNTLFISDAGNNRVQMWPEGATEGITVAGGNGVGSGLHQLNWQGGIFKKGNDLFIVDSGNSRILKWTIGNTEGVIVAGGNDSGSNLNQLGTPTLNGAIYVDDEDNIYVTEYNNARVTKWVPGASEGIVVAGGSAGNMTNPSGIWVLDDGKILVSDFANSMWGITLWENGEFLGYVIPIDSEELIQPTGIFLDANQNLYVANYGQNSVKKINFLDPTEPCETPAPTGEIHPNLPEGSTLADIEITGENITWYADEELTQPLDMDTELENMVTYYATQTIDDCESEEYLAVMVHLQPLSVNDFDLSNLKIYPNPVKDILNISSEQEISGIEIFNLLGQQVLNKKINMKNTSIDASEFPRGNYILNIKSASNQIIMKIVKQ from the coding sequence ATGAAAAACACATTAAAAATATCTGTTTTAATACTACTTTTTAGCAATACTTTATTTGCTCAACAATGGCAAATCCCTGGGACTATAGTAGCGGGAGGAAACGATTATGGAAGTGATGCAAATCAGCTTGCTCAATTGATGAGTGTTACCGTTGACAATCAGGGTAACGTTTTCGTTCCTGATTTAGGAAATAACAGGATTCAAAAATGGACACCCGGAGCAACTGAAGGGATTACAATAGCAGGCGGTATAGGAAACAGTGCTGCTGCTGATGGCTTATTTTTACCAACTTCAGTTTTAATTGACGAAAACAACACCTTATTTATTTCAGATGCAGGAAACAACAGAGTTCAAATGTGGCCAGAAGGAGCTACAGAAGGAATTACAGTTGCCGGAGGTAACGGAGTCGGATCTGGATTACACCAATTAAACTGGCAGGGAGGAATTTTCAAAAAAGGGAATGATTTATTTATTGTGGATTCTGGAAATTCGAGAATTCTGAAATGGACAATAGGAAATACAGAAGGTGTTATTGTTGCAGGAGGTAATGATTCTGGATCTAATTTAAACCAATTGGGAACCCCTACTCTTAATGGTGCAATATATGTAGATGATGAAGATAATATATATGTAACCGAATATAACAATGCGAGAGTAACTAAATGGGTACCCGGTGCAAGCGAAGGAATTGTAGTAGCAGGAGGATCAGCAGGCAATATGACTAATCCTAGTGGAATATGGGTATTAGATGATGGAAAAATTTTGGTTTCTGATTTCGCAAATTCAATGTGGGGAATTACTTTATGGGAAAACGGAGAGTTTTTAGGATACGTAATACCAATTGACTCTGAAGAACTTATACAACCAACAGGAATATTTTTGGATGCGAATCAGAATTTATATGTTGCCAATTATGGCCAGAACAGTGTGAAAAAAATTAATTTTTTAGACCCTACAGAACCTTGTGAAACTCCTGCTCCTACAGGGGAAATCCATCCTAATCTTCCTGAAGGTTCTACTCTTGCCGACATCGAAATTACAGGGGAAAACATAACGTGGTATGCAGATGAAGAATTAACACAACCTCTTGATATGGATACGGAATTAGAAAATATGGTAACATATTATGCTACACAAACCATTGATGACTGTGAAAGTGAAGAATATTTGGCTGTAATGGTTCACTTACAACCTTTGTCTGTAAATGATTTTGATTTATCTAACCTGAAAATTTATCCAAATCCTGTAAAAGATATTTTAAACATTTCTTCTGAACAAGAAATTTCAGGAATTGAAATCTTCAATTTATTAGGGCAGCAAGTATTGAATAAAAAAATCAATATGAAAAACACCTCTATTGATGCGTCTGAATTTCCACGAGGCAATTATATTCTAAATATAAAATCAGCAAGCAATCAGATAATAATGAAAATAGTAAAACAATAA
- a CDS encoding c-type cytochrome, whose product MKMINSLLISLQTNIPTPVPKDIPLPLPLPEWLLIIILVISFLAHLVFVNLMLGGTLLTLWSQIKGLKDKKYDLLAKEIASTITVNKSIAVVLGVAPLLSINVLYTVYFYSANALTGLVWIAVIPLVTIAFLLTYLHKYTWKVFENNKAVHISILGIATVILLFIPFIFLTNINLMMFPEKWGAVKGFLSAMTLPNVFPRYFHFLFASLAVTGLFLFWYMSRKNYDFEKLLPGFTRYDIQRKGYSLALIASICQMLIGPVVLLTLPTKGIGWNLILVIFTGVAMALPAMWMMWKGLQTSKENIGKNFYKVVILMTITVVFMGSGRQIYRANALEPHQKLVKLRTEEFEKIKKEAIVKSKQQQAAENSADLSLADKGKKVFNQNCAACHKDKDQFIGPPVTEMASIYKDNKQDLIKWIKVPGKKRPNAPQMPGFPQISDEDMNTLTEYILTINES is encoded by the coding sequence ATGAAGATGATAAATAGTTTATTGATTAGCTTACAGACAAACATACCAACACCTGTTCCTAAAGATATTCCTTTACCATTACCTCTACCCGAATGGCTTTTGATTATTATTTTGGTGATTTCTTTTTTGGCACATTTGGTTTTTGTCAACCTGATGCTTGGAGGAACATTACTCACACTTTGGTCACAAATAAAAGGATTGAAAGACAAGAAATACGACTTGTTGGCAAAAGAAATTGCAAGCACCATTACAGTAAACAAAAGTATTGCTGTTGTGCTTGGAGTAGCTCCTCTTTTAAGTATCAATGTGCTATATACCGTTTATTTTTATTCTGCAAATGCTTTGACAGGATTGGTCTGGATAGCTGTGATTCCGTTGGTTACCATTGCCTTTTTACTTACCTACCTACACAAATATACGTGGAAAGTTTTTGAGAATAATAAGGCGGTACATATCTCTATTTTAGGCATAGCAACGGTCATATTACTTTTTATTCCGTTTATTTTCCTAACAAACATCAACTTAATGATGTTTCCCGAAAAATGGGGTGCAGTTAAAGGTTTTTTAAGTGCTATGACCTTACCAAATGTTTTCCCAAGGTATTTTCATTTTCTTTTTGCTTCATTGGCAGTTACAGGGTTGTTTTTATTCTGGTATATGAGCCGTAAGAATTATGACTTCGAAAAATTACTTCCCGGATTCACAAGATATGATATTCAGAGAAAAGGATATTCTTTGGCTCTTATCGCTTCAATCTGCCAAATGCTTATCGGACCAGTAGTATTGCTTACACTTCCTACCAAGGGAATAGGCTGGAATTTAATCCTTGTAATATTTACAGGAGTTGCAATGGCACTTCCTGCGATGTGGATGATGTGGAAAGGATTACAGACTTCCAAAGAAAATATCGGAAAGAACTTTTATAAAGTAGTTATCCTGATGACAATTACGGTTGTTTTTATGGGTTCAGGAAGACAGATTTACAGAGCCAATGCACTGGAGCCACATCAAAAACTGGTTAAATTAAGAACGGAAGAATTTGAAAAAATAAAAAAAGAAGCTATTGTTAAAAGTAAGCAACAACAAGCCGCAGAAAATTCAGCAGATCTTTCCTTGGCTGATAAAGGAAAAAAAGTATTTAACCAGAATTGTGCCGCATGTCATAAAGACAAAGACCAGTTTATAGGACCTCCGGTAACGGAAATGGCTTCTATTTATAAAGATAATAAGCAGGATTTAATTAAATGGATTAAAGTACCGGGTAAAAAGCGTCCAAATGCTCCTCAAATGCCGGGATTTCCACAAATATCCGATGAAGACATGAATACTTTAACAGAATATATATTAACAATTAACGAATCGTAA
- a CDS encoding AraC family transcriptional regulator, which produces MQTTKVPVCNMGLFNSNDFWMSSIDGLLINFPHLEFPHENTFYTLFIIENGNGEIIIDQNRSRIDNSQIIIIKPNCITEIYLKKEAKGKMICFTEDFFSLRYNNNILNQFTFFNETSEILIRITTNKLSYINFLTSCMYEEFNSKKKASKKVLRSFLNILLIEAQRIHTPLRIMNENTPTKEKVQKFQKLIEKNFKMSKMPSDYAKMLNISTNYLNKICKTTLGLTSGDLIRKQIILEAQRLLHYTNYTINEIANELGFEHPSYFVTLFKKITNLTPEQYRKKRNE; this is translated from the coding sequence ATGCAAACTACCAAAGTACCGGTTTGCAATATGGGTTTATTTAATAGTAATGATTTTTGGATGAGTTCTATTGATGGATTATTAATAAATTTTCCACATTTGGAGTTTCCACATGAAAATACGTTCTACACTTTATTTATTATTGAAAACGGGAATGGAGAAATTATTATTGATCAAAATAGAAGCCGTATTGACAACAGTCAAATAATTATTATCAAGCCAAATTGTATTACCGAAATTTATTTAAAAAAAGAAGCGAAAGGAAAAATGATTTGTTTTACAGAAGATTTCTTTTCGTTAAGATATAACAACAATATTTTAAATCAATTTACCTTTTTCAATGAGACTTCAGAAATTCTAATAAGGATAACGACAAATAAACTTTCTTATATAAACTTTTTAACATCTTGTATGTATGAGGAGTTCAATAGCAAAAAGAAAGCTTCGAAGAAAGTTCTTCGTTCATTTCTTAACATTCTTTTGATAGAAGCCCAGCGTATTCATACTCCATTAAGAATTATGAATGAAAACACTCCAACAAAGGAAAAGGTACAGAAATTCCAAAAGTTAATAGAAAAGAATTTTAAAATGTCGAAAATGCCTTCTGATTACGCGAAGATGCTTAATATTAGTACTAATTACCTGAACAAAATCTGTAAAACAACTCTTGGACTAACTTCGGGAGATTTAATACGAAAACAAATAATATTAGAGGCACAAAGGTTATTACATTACACTAATTATACCATTAACGAAATTGCTAACGAATTAGGGTTTGAGCATCCTTCTTATTTCGTTACTTTATTCAAAAAAATAACCAATTTAACTCCTGAGCAATATAGAAAAAAGCGGAATGAATAA
- a CDS encoding GNAT family N-acetyltransferase: MLKLVSYNAKHYKTLNYKLPLAHAKFTSTIDQCKKDKVFSDSQKSVITIIYNEEPIGFFILDRGVAKTKLTDNKYAILLRSFSINPIYQGKGLGKKAVLLITDLLRKKYPDINEIVLSVNVMNINAYNTYLNAGFVDTQKYIEGILGKQHVLYKEIK, translated from the coding sequence ATGTTAAAATTAGTTTCATACAATGCAAAGCACTACAAAACTTTAAATTATAAGTTACCTCTCGCACATGCTAAATTCACTTCAACTATTGATCAATGTAAAAAAGATAAGGTCTTTTCGGATTCTCAAAAATCGGTTATAACTATAATCTATAATGAAGAACCCATCGGGTTTTTTATTCTTGATAGAGGAGTTGCAAAAACTAAACTCACGGACAACAAATATGCAATTTTACTTCGGTCTTTTTCTATAAATCCTATTTATCAGGGGAAAGGATTAGGTAAGAAAGCCGTATTGTTAATTACAGATTTATTGAGAAAAAAATACCCTGACATAAATGAAATAGTATTATCTGTAAACGTTATGAATATCAATGCGTATAATACTTATTTGAATGCAGGTTTTGTGGATACTCAAAAATATATAGAAGGTATTTTAGGGAAACAACATGTTTTATATAAGGAGATTAAGTAA
- a CDS encoding SCO family protein: MKQLIFLILFCIVTSCSEKSEKLPYLGNPSVVNKVEMQHTIQDFSFLNQDSLVVTNETFKNKIYIADFIFLRCPTICPVMNMELKRVYDAFKDNENVLFVSHTVDPENDTIPVLKAYSENLEVNPEKWHFLWGEQKDIFSIAENSYFTQAYEDLDAPGGYAHSGGFILVDKNRHIRGVYDGTNSVDVDRLIKEIVILLNEESK, translated from the coding sequence ATGAAGCAACTTATTTTTCTAATCCTCTTTTGTATTGTTACCAGCTGTTCTGAAAAATCAGAAAAGTTACCTTATTTAGGTAATCCGAGTGTGGTAAATAAAGTTGAAATGCAACATACCATACAGGACTTTTCCTTTTTAAATCAGGATAGTTTGGTTGTGACCAACGAAACATTTAAGAATAAAATATATATAGCCGATTTCATTTTTTTAAGATGCCCTACAATCTGTCCGGTTATGAATATGGAACTCAAAAGAGTTTATGATGCTTTTAAAGACAACGAAAATGTATTATTTGTTTCACATACTGTTGATCCTGAAAATGACACCATTCCTGTACTGAAAGCTTATTCTGAAAATTTAGAAGTGAACCCTGAAAAATGGCATTTTTTATGGGGAGAACAGAAAGACATTTTTAGTATTGCCGAAAATAGCTATTTTACTCAAGCTTATGAGGATTTGGATGCTCCGGGAGGATATGCTCATAGTGGAGGATTTATTTTAGTTGATAAAAATCGCCATATACGAGGTGTTTATGACGGAACCAATAGTGTTGATGTTGACAGATTAATAAAAGAAATTGTAATTTTGCTGAATGAAGAATCAAAATAG
- a CDS encoding SDR family NAD(P)-dependent oxidoreductase, with protein MKKVIIIGATSGIGKGLAQRLADENYIVGITGRRKELLNELKSQKPNLFYPKTFDITDTNKIVENLEDLTKKLGGLDLLIISSGTGDLNEKLDYEIEKRTIETNVTGFTCIANWAFNYFENQKAGHLVAISSVGGLRGSRIAPAYNATKAYQINYLEGLRQKATKLKTQIVVTDIRPGFVDTAMAKGEGKFWVASVDKATSQIFDAIKRKKKIVYITKRWKFIGTILKRIPRQIFDRM; from the coding sequence ATGAAAAAAGTAATAATTATCGGCGCGACATCAGGAATTGGAAAAGGACTTGCCCAAAGATTGGCAGACGAAAACTATATTGTTGGAATTACAGGTAGACGAAAAGAATTGCTTAACGAATTGAAATCTCAAAAACCAAACCTATTTTACCCTAAAACTTTTGACATAACAGACACTAATAAAATAGTTGAAAATTTAGAAGATTTGACAAAGAAACTTGGTGGACTTGACTTACTAATAATAAGTTCGGGAACAGGCGACTTAAACGAAAAACTTGACTATGAAATTGAAAAGCGGACAATTGAAACGAATGTAACAGGTTTTACTTGCATTGCGAATTGGGCGTTCAATTATTTTGAAAATCAAAAGGCTGGACATTTAGTCGCAATCAGTTCAGTTGGCGGACTTCGTGGAAGTAGAATTGCACCTGCATACAATGCAACCAAAGCATATCAAATAAATTATTTAGAAGGACTTCGACAAAAAGCAACCAAATTAAAAACCCAAATCGTTGTAACAGATATTCGACCAGGATTTGTGGATACTGCAATGGCAAAAGGTGAAGGAAAATTTTGGGTTGCATCAGTAGATAAAGCAACGAGTCAAATTTTTGACGCAATAAAAAGGAAAAAGAAAATTGTTTACATAACCAAACGCTGGAAATTTATTGGAACAATTTTAAAACGAATACCGAGACAAATTTTTGACAGAATGTAA